One window from the genome of Palaemon carinicauda isolate YSFRI2023 chromosome 24, ASM3689809v2, whole genome shotgun sequence encodes:
- the LOC137618128 gene encoding uncharacterized protein isoform X2, protein MRYKSFIRFSHLYLVFTLEEEHCTTQEELEMFYQKFCKRRNIRKASLLDMKTALISANIKCIDLKHAGGGECCVFLGVQLLKNIVKKDKDIRAIQINEATTLLSNTKTNGAESTVIEDDKVEKYQYCVKAPENTSISVSDVAERNGKVNDVASHVGVYPKYSSFPNKKDDQELVDNDKTDDFLDVTVNNEITDQYSLLKGNQLEKICTPAESSLDTDIENLPEEFAPLYVDENVELLCDTSVSNRPTLYEVPRSADTRQGNISDQWNLLSGSPINDRCTFKSNRTYVKNKHFIDVEGNGSMNYAKVENSSTMSSLNKKPKRTGELSNNVLATKQKRWVVGVKLENIRVCEVDGYLDTGTEKRFEKNFDKSIKRPEKENLIGYEVEIENKGNCERLQDYGSDQYVNEKGDCSVITMTVPTNSALSNETRWKKSNLPLRENQARNTNNVSNSEQWDDDVNNFGEKDENYLCGTQREKDQDEIPGNYLSELDSNFVSDSDLQRNYVSKLLDHSSGTYLPPRNAHFSHEGSDVESTFEGFNSPDQNVTCKWNSLLQKLNTEMFGIARKRIKIEEPDSYLDHDSENQKVKCAIEDNNSMMSYLRERGKPKRLVSGVLLRDIRRYPQYQSKINFYKDEFGDWILVRPLFMYDGFESFRKFIKANICFTGKPHNLIMRGDLYTVYKRYCSKCSYEKASLEDIEHHFSVIGIRSHHKFVESFTPELVFSGLSWKNKTLLNKFGNNNFNVIIHDYSI, encoded by the coding sequence ATGAGATATAAATCATTTATCAGATTTTCTCATTTATACTTGGTGTTTACCCTGGAAGAAGAGCATTGTACCACCCAGGAAGAATTAGAAATGTTCTACCAGAAATTTTGCAAGAGACGTAACATAAGAAAAGCTTCCTTGCTAGATATGAAAACTGCTCTGATATCTGCCAACATAAAATGCATTGACTTGAAACATGCAGGTGGTGGCGAGTGTTGTGTGTTCCTTGGTGTACAGCTGTTGAAGAACATTGTTAAAAAGGATAAGGATATAAGGGCAATACAGATTAATGAAGCTACCACACTGCTTTCTAATACCAAAACCAATGGTGCAGAGTCAACAGTAATTGAAGATGATAAAGTAGAAAAGTATCAGTATTGTGTCAAAGCTCCTGAAAACACAAGTATTTCAGTAAGTGATGTAGCTGAAAGGAATGGAAAAGTTAACGATGTTGCATCACATGTAGGAGTTTATCCTAAGTACTCGAGTTTTCCAAATAAGAAAGATGATCAGGAGTTGGTGGATAATGATAAAACAGATGATTTCTTGGATGTTActgtaaataatgaaataacagATCAATATTCATTGCTAAAAGGGAATCAGTTGGAAAAAATATGTactcctgctgaaagttctctaGATACAGATATAGAAAATCTACCTGAAGAGTTTGCACCCCTGTATGTAGATGAAAATGTTGAATTATTGTGTGATACGTCAGTCAGTAACAGACCAACTTTGTATGAAGTGCCAAGGAGTGCAGATACTAGACAAGGTAATATTAGTGACCAATGGAATTTGTTAAGTGGCAGTCCTATTAACGATAggtgtactttcaaaagtaaccGTACTTATGTAAAAAACAAACATTTTATTGACGTTGAAGGCAATGGTTCTATGAATTATGCTAAGGTAGAAAACAGCAGTACCATGAGTTCTTTAAATAAGAAACCTAAAAGAACTGGAGAATTAAGTAACAATGTTTTAGCAACCAAACAAAAACGCTGGGTTGTTGGAGTCAAGCTAGAGAACATAAGGGTTTGTGAAGTTGATGGTTACTTGGATACAGGAACAGAGAAAAGGTTTGAAAAAAACTTTGATAAATCTATTAAAAGACCAgaaaaggaaaatttgattggtTATGAAGTGGAGATTGAGAATAAGGGGAATTGTGAGAGACTTCAGGACTATGGTAGTGATCAGTATGTAAATGAGAAAGGAGATTGTAGTGTGATCACTATGACCGTCCCAACAAATAGTGCATTGAGTAATGAAACTAGATGGAAAAAATCAAATCTTCCTCTAAGAGAAAATCAAGCAAGGAACACAAACAATGTGTCAAATTCTGAACAGTgggatgatgatgttaataattttggagaaaaagatgaaaattatttatGTGGTACACAAAGAGAAAAGGATCAGGATGAGATACCTGGAAATTATTTGAGTGAATTAGATAGTAATTTTGTCAGTGATTCTGACTTGCAAAGAAATTATGTCAGCAAATTGTTAGATCACTCAAGTGGGACTTATTTACCACCTAGGAATGCTCATTTCAGTCATGAGGGCAGTGATGTTGAAAGTACTTTTGAGGGTTTCAATTCTCCTGATCAAAATGTAACATGTAAATGGAATTCTTTACTACAGAAACTAAACACGGAAATGTTTGGTATCGCAAGAAAGAGAATCAAAATTGAAGAGCCTGACTCGTATTTAGACCATGACTCTGAAAACCAAAAGGTGAAGTGTGCCATTGAAGATAATAACTCTATGAtgagttatttgagagagagaggtaaaccaaAGCGATTAGTTTCAGGAGTATTGCTTAGGGATATCAGACGCTACCCTCAGTATCagagtaaaattaatttttacaaaGATGAATTTGGTGACTGGATCCTTGTCAGACCCTTATTTATGTATGATGGTTTTGAGTCATTTAGAAAATTCATCAAAGCAAATATTTGTTTCACTGGCAAGCCACATAACTTGATTATGAGGGGTGATCTCTACACAGTCTATAAAAGATATTGTTCAAAATGCTCATATGAAAAGGCCTCTCTAGAAGACATAGAACATCATTTTAGCGTAATCGGCATTCGTTCTCACCATAAATTTGTTGAGTCATTTACACCAGAGCTTGTCTTCTCTGGATTAAGCTGGAAGAACAAGACTCTGTTAAACAAGTttggaaataataattttaatgttattattcatgACTATAGTATTTAA